Proteins from a single region of Bacteroidota bacterium:
- a CDS encoding IS3 family transposase: MKSKFSHIGLAKLCEWFGITRQAYYQHNWDEISTNLEEELVIQRVIEIRKKHRVMGTRKLYEMLQPFLIEHQIKMGRDALFDMLAANYLLVRKRKRRIQTTNSSHWLRKYPNLIRAFVPKAPNQLWVSDLTYWKISSGEHLYISFITDAYSHKIVGYQVAETMDAIESIQALKMALSTLTTDTHLNLIHHSDRGIQYCSYAYVKLLQDNGIKISMTENGDPLENAVAERINGIIKGEYLETYNIDNIKDAKALLINVVDLYNNERPHMSISNFTPNCIHHSLNNIKTDRLWKNYYRKKNYNCKSGAGLTMKCKPITGLIS; the protein is encoded by the coding sequence ATGAAAAGTAAATTTTCACACATAGGATTAGCCAAGTTATGTGAGTGGTTTGGTATTACCAGACAGGCTTATTATCAACACAACTGGGATGAAATTTCAACCAACCTGGAAGAAGAATTGGTAATACAACGCGTAATTGAAATACGTAAAAAGCATCGTGTAATGGGTACTCGAAAACTGTATGAAATGCTACAACCATTTCTAATAGAACATCAAATAAAAATGGGTAGAGATGCATTATTCGATATGCTTGCGGCAAATTATTTATTGGTAAGAAAACGGAAGCGACGAATACAAACTACCAACTCATCTCACTGGTTGAGAAAGTATCCCAACCTCATTCGTGCCTTTGTTCCCAAAGCACCAAATCAGCTTTGGGTAAGCGACCTTACCTACTGGAAAATAAGTTCAGGGGAACATCTTTACATTAGTTTTATTACAGATGCTTACTCACATAAAATTGTAGGTTATCAGGTAGCTGAAACAATGGATGCCATTGAAAGTATACAAGCCTTAAAAATGGCACTCTCTACATTGACGACTGATACCCACTTAAATCTCATCCATCACAGTGATAGAGGGATACAGTATTGCAGCTACGCTTATGTAAAGCTATTGCAGGACAACGGTATAAAAATAAGCATGACTGAAAATGGTGATCCATTAGAAAATGCCGTTGCTGAACGAATAAATGGAATCATCAAGGGGGAATACTTAGAAACCTACAACATAGATAACATAAAGGATGCAAAGGCTTTGCTTATTAATGTTGTAGACCTTTACAACAATGAAAGACCGCACATGAGCATCAGTAACTTCACACCAAACTGTATTCATCATTCATTAAATAATATTAAAACAGATAGATTATGGAAGAATTATTACCGAAAAAAAAACTATAATTGTAAATCAGGAGCAGGACTAACAATGAAATGTAAACCTATAACAGGATTAATTAGTTAA